In Pedobacter heparinus DSM 2366, the following are encoded in one genomic region:
- a CDS encoding LacI family DNA-binding transcriptional regulator, with translation MKQQQVTIKDIALEVGMSTSTVSRALSDHEHISEETKARVNEAVQKLGYRYNALAAALRNSKSNTIGLIVPRISMFFQAAVITAIQNTLHKYGYSVIICQSNEDPEQEKKLVSLLHASRVEGIIVSCSIKTEDFSHFDDSVGSEIPIIFYDRVPNNYPAHKIKGDEYHGAYLSTVHLIEQGCKHIAHIGGPLSCNQYQERFDGYKDALKKHNMPFDSSMTFFHELNKENAMNTCDLIFKRDQVPDGIFASNDTTALAIIEFAKKNNLAIPGALKIVGYSNDNRTDISYPTVTSVEQFPHEMGEQAANLMMDLIQKRVNPGRSFISLTTPVELVKRASSAVK, from the coding sequence ATGAAACAACAGCAGGTAACAATTAAAGATATAGCTTTGGAAGTAGGAATGTCGACTTCTACTGTCTCCAGGGCCCTTAGTGATCATGAGCATATTAGTGAAGAGACTAAAGCAAGAGTTAATGAGGCCGTACAAAAGCTTGGTTACCGGTATAACGCACTGGCAGCTGCTTTAAGGAACAGCAAATCCAATACCATTGGTTTGATAGTACCCAGGATTTCCATGTTTTTTCAGGCTGCTGTTATTACTGCAATTCAGAATACCCTTCATAAATATGGTTACAGTGTAATTATCTGTCAGTCTAATGAAGATCCTGAACAGGAAAAGAAGCTGGTTAGTTTGTTGCATGCTTCAAGAGTAGAAGGAATAATCGTATCCTGTAGTATAAAGACTGAAGATTTTTCACATTTTGACGATTCGGTAGGGAGTGAAATCCCGATCATTTTTTATGATCGTGTACCTAACAATTATCCTGCTCATAAGATAAAAGGGGACGAGTATCATGGGGCTTATCTATCAACAGTGCACCTGATAGAGCAGGGTTGCAAACATATCGCGCACATCGGAGGGCCACTTTCCTGTAACCAGTACCAGGAACGCTTTGATGGTTATAAGGATGCTTTAAAAAAGCATAATATGCCATTTGATAGTTCTATGACGTTTTTTCATGAGTTGAACAAAGAGAATGCAATGAATACCTGTGACTTGATATTTAAGCGAGACCAGGTTCCGGATGGTATATTTGCAAGTAATGATACCACGGCGCTTGCCATCATAGAATTTGCTAAAAAAAATAACCTGGCCATACCTGGAGCATTGAAAATTGTCGGTTATTCCAATGACAACCGGACTGATATATCTTATCCGACAGTAACTTCGGTAGAACAGTTTCCTCATGAAATGGGAGAACAGGCTGCCAACCTGATGATGGACCTTATCCAGAAAAGAGTGAACCCTGGCCGGAGTTTCATTTCTTTAACTACTCCAGTTGAATTGGTGAAAAGGGCTTCCAGTGCTGTAAAATAA
- a CDS encoding SusC/RagA family TonB-linked outer membrane protein, whose amino-acid sequence MKFGLLPKILLIVKYGYVLLLIYGSLAIIGHTEAFCQKHEGITINGKVSDEKGETLPGVTVKVKGTAVGTTTDADGNYTVKAPKGAMLTFKSIGYLLKEIEVKDQVGINVVLQTDTKTLEELIVVGYGTQKKSDVTGAVASISKERLDNMVRTDVVQLIQGAAAGLNVSTTAAGADPESGAVLLIRGRKSISASNDPLIILDGIPYNGILSDINSNDIESLDILKDASAVAIYGSRASNGVILIQTKQGTKGKAAIKYDFLYGLQNVANFPHLMNGQEYYDFKKGVTNPDDDTEAAITPSELEVYNSGSYNSFTWKDLILRRGNSQQHNLSVSGGAEKTTYNVSMSYLGTKGIVINDQYKRINTRINVTSNIKSWLTLGSSSMAGYINNSGAKPSFIDLFNKSPLAVPFNPDGSVNITPIADDPRKINPIENLLYDDLKRKYSVSSNNYLNVNLPFVKGLSYRLNTGVQYESAEKNWYQGTNTGKSGALKGESETNLGVKYSYTIESIFSYKRDIGKHNIFLTGLLSVEEKENKNSILNGQGFANDFLSYYGITQASKIVPSYNYFKTNLLSQMFRANYAYDNRYLFTFTVRRDGFSGFGANRKYGVFPSVALGWNIANEKFLSGVKETLSTLKLRASYGLSGNQAISPYQTLSQLTEGDYIDGTVPAPGYIPSTLGTAGLGWESTRAFNIGLDFGLFNSRITGDVNVYKNKTNDLLLKRAISAVHGVNSVFQNIGKTINEGIEVSINSRNITKSKFTWDSNINFSFINTEILDLYGDGKNDIANNWFLGEQIKVNYDYRFIGVWQEEDTELAAKYGAKPGYARYEDLNNNGVYDPDDRQLIGSPEPNFTWGLTNNFKYKNFGLSVFMYGKMGTLKANPYKDRNYLIARTYWTPENRNNEFWANSSQANRYLGKGITPSVYDNADFIRIKDITLSYSFAPKLLSTAGLNRLNVFFSGKNLFTITKWGALDPELDAQRAIPLQREYIMGLNLSF is encoded by the coding sequence ATGAAATTTGGATTATTACCTAAAATTCTACTTATTGTCAAATATGGCTATGTTTTGCTGCTTATTTATGGCAGTTTGGCTATAATTGGACACACCGAAGCTTTCTGTCAGAAGCATGAAGGCATTACCATCAATGGGAAAGTTTCCGATGAAAAGGGTGAGACTTTACCCGGAGTAACGGTAAAAGTAAAAGGAACAGCCGTTGGCACAACAACAGATGCGGATGGAAATTATACCGTTAAGGCCCCAAAAGGGGCCATGCTTACTTTCAAAAGCATTGGCTACCTACTGAAAGAGATTGAAGTGAAAGACCAGGTCGGGATCAATGTGGTTTTACAAACTGATACTAAAACATTAGAGGAACTCATCGTAGTTGGTTACGGAACCCAGAAGAAAAGTGATGTAACAGGTGCTGTAGCATCCATCTCTAAAGAAAGATTAGACAACATGGTAAGAACAGATGTGGTACAGCTGATACAGGGGGCAGCAGCCGGACTAAATGTGTCTACTACTGCAGCCGGGGCAGATCCTGAAAGTGGTGCTGTGCTGTTGATCCGTGGCCGTAAATCTATCAGTGCCAGTAACGATCCATTGATCATTCTTGACGGGATCCCTTATAATGGCATCTTATCTGATATCAATTCCAATGATATTGAAAGCCTGGATATTTTAAAAGATGCTTCTGCAGTTGCAATTTATGGTTCCAGGGCTTCAAATGGTGTAATTCTGATCCAAACGAAACAAGGTACCAAAGGAAAGGCAGCCATTAAATATGATTTTTTGTACGGGTTACAGAATGTGGCCAATTTCCCACACCTGATGAACGGTCAGGAGTATTACGATTTTAAAAAGGGAGTTACCAATCCTGATGATGATACCGAAGCTGCAATTACCCCATCAGAACTGGAAGTATACAATTCAGGTTCCTACAATTCATTTACCTGGAAAGACCTGATCCTGAGAAGGGGGAACAGTCAGCAGCATAATCTATCTGTATCTGGCGGTGCGGAAAAAACGACTTACAATGTAAGTATGTCTTACCTGGGTACAAAGGGTATTGTCATTAATGACCAGTACAAACGCATCAATACCAGGATAAATGTTACTTCAAATATCAAAAGCTGGTTAACACTGGGCAGCAGCAGTATGGCTGGGTATATCAACAACAGCGGAGCCAAGCCCTCGTTTATCGACCTGTTTAATAAATCGCCTCTGGCGGTCCCTTTCAACCCTGACGGTTCTGTAAACATTACACCGATTGCCGATGACCCAAGGAAGATCAATCCGATTGAAAACCTTTTGTATGACGATTTAAAAAGGAAGTATTCCGTTTCCAGCAATAACTACTTAAATGTTAACCTTCCTTTTGTAAAGGGACTTTCTTACCGGCTGAATACAGGTGTGCAGTATGAATCAGCTGAGAAAAACTGGTACCAGGGCACCAATACAGGTAAAAGCGGAGCCCTGAAAGGGGAGAGTGAAACCAATTTGGGGGTTAAATATTCTTATACCATTGAAAGTATCTTTTCCTACAAAAGAGATATCGGAAAACACAATATTTTCCTTACCGGCCTGTTAAGTGTTGAAGAAAAGGAAAATAAGAACAGCATTTTAAACGGACAGGGTTTTGCCAACGACTTTTTATCTTATTACGGCATTACACAGGCCAGCAAAATTGTTCCTTCCTATAACTATTTTAAAACTAACCTCTTGTCGCAGATGTTCAGGGCAAATTATGCTTACGACAACAGGTACCTGTTCACGTTTACCGTGCGCAGGGATGGCTTCTCGGGTTTTGGTGCAAACAGAAAATACGGAGTTTTCCCTTCAGTGGCCCTGGGCTGGAATATTGCCAATGAAAAATTCCTCAGTGGCGTGAAAGAAACGCTTAGTACATTGAAACTGCGTGCATCTTACGGCCTTAGCGGAAACCAGGCCATTAGTCCTTATCAAACCCTTTCGCAGCTTACTGAAGGTGATTATATTGACGGAACAGTACCTGCACCCGGTTACATTCCTTCCACGCTGGGAACTGCCGGCCTGGGCTGGGAATCTACACGGGCATTTAATATTGGTTTAGATTTTGGCCTGTTTAATTCCAGAATTACCGGTGATGTTAATGTGTATAAAAATAAAACGAATGATTTGCTCCTTAAACGTGCTATTTCTGCAGTACACGGGGTAAACAGTGTATTTCAGAATATTGGTAAAACCATCAATGAAGGGATAGAGGTCAGCATTAACAGCAGGAACATTACCAAATCTAAATTCACCTGGGACTCAAACATTAACTTCTCATTCATCAATACAGAAATATTGGATCTATACGGGGACGGGAAAAATGACATTGCCAATAACTGGTTTTTAGGAGAGCAGATCAAGGTAAATTACGATTACAGATTTATTGGGGTCTGGCAGGAAGAAGATACGGAGCTGGCAGCTAAATATGGTGCAAAACCCGGATATGCAAGGTATGAGGATCTAAATAATAATGGAGTTTATGATCCTGACGACCGTCAGCTCATCGGTTCGCCAGAGCCTAACTTTACCTGGGGCCTTACCAATAATTTCAAGTATAAAAACTTCGGTTTATCGGTATTTATGTACGGTAAGATGGGCACACTGAAGGCCAACCCCTATAAAGACAGAAATTATTTAATTGCCAGGACCTACTGGACACCGGAGAACAGAAATAATGAGTTCTGGGCCAATTCCAGTCAGGCTAACCGTTATCTGGGAAAAGGGATAACACCTAGTGTCTACGACAATGCAGATTTTATCAGAATTAAAGATATCACGCTAAGTTATTCCTTTGCACCAAAATTACTTTCAACAGCAGGCCTGAACAGGCTTAATGTATTTTTTAGTGGGAAAAACCTCTTCACCATCACAAAATGGGGCGCGCTCGATCCGGAGCTGGATGCGCAACGGGCTATCCCTTTACAGCGCGAATATATCATGGGTTTAAATCTTAGTTTCTAA
- a CDS encoding RagB/SusD family nutrient uptake outer membrane protein produces MKKIKNVFVAIVSVTCLISCSKERLVESPPNFITADVLYTTVEGFDAGLNGLYASVRDERNGLNYTSGFGTIDLRAAIMITGTDNIGAGSNTGGLSTITADWTKNTPADPNIDKLFLWLYKVVSAANTIITRAENPVIKWGAGNKERVLGEARTVRAWAYRHLTYLWGDVPLLTEEVSGENIRTDLVREKVATIRRVMIEDFKYGAENLPWSPTKAGRLTRGVAQTYLSEIYLAVGKPDSALFWANECITKGPYSLVKTRYGAGSDQPGVAFMDMFNPGKTNISDGNTEALWVMQWERNAIGGGENLMRHETTMRYPNARYVNRVGFLTATDARGGRGWSRQTITKQALLWYTASSDVPAGKVDQRSSEFALRKYFILGADDNFAGLTNTATKAPWKLGDTVWLATGISRSIIADPGMKSKSGAVNFSLLPDGTANNNDWPYSLKFAYNDAGFANTTESHQDQIYMRLAETILLRAEAKGRLGNLPGAADDINLLRDRANAKRVIVSNFGATLTTFLDYILDERSRELLVEEHRRYTLLRMGGASFFYRRTNTFNTISKNLALRDTLLPIPQSVIDANLTLKMPQNPGFN; encoded by the coding sequence ATGAAAAAGATTAAGAACGTTTTTGTTGCCATTGTATCGGTAACCTGTTTAATAAGCTGCTCAAAGGAACGGCTGGTAGAAAGTCCGCCAAACTTTATAACTGCCGATGTATTATATACCACTGTTGAAGGTTTTGATGCCGGCCTTAATGGCTTATATGCGTCGGTAAGGGATGAAAGAAATGGATTGAATTATACCAGCGGATTTGGCACCATAGATCTGAGGGCAGCCATCATGATTACCGGTACAGATAATATTGGTGCCGGAAGTAATACCGGGGGATTGTCGACCATTACTGCCGACTGGACCAAAAATACGCCGGCCGACCCCAATATTGACAAATTGTTTTTATGGTTGTATAAAGTAGTGAGTGCGGCCAATACCATCATTACCAGAGCAGAAAATCCGGTGATAAAATGGGGTGCCGGTAATAAAGAAAGGGTATTGGGCGAAGCCAGGACGGTAAGGGCCTGGGCATACCGTCACCTTACCTACTTATGGGGCGATGTACCTTTATTAACGGAAGAGGTATCAGGCGAGAATATCAGAACAGACCTTGTACGTGAAAAAGTAGCTACCATCAGAAGGGTGATGATTGAAGATTTTAAATATGGAGCCGAAAACCTTCCCTGGTCGCCCACCAAAGCAGGCCGCTTAACCAGGGGAGTGGCGCAAACCTACCTTTCAGAAATCTACCTTGCTGTGGGAAAACCGGATTCTGCATTGTTCTGGGCAAATGAATGTATCACCAAAGGACCTTATAGTTTGGTTAAGACCAGGTATGGTGCTGGTTCCGACCAGCCTGGTGTAGCTTTTATGGATATGTTCAATCCGGGCAAAACAAATATTTCAGATGGAAATACGGAAGCCCTTTGGGTAATGCAGTGGGAAAGGAACGCGATTGGGGGAGGTGAGAACCTGATGCGCCATGAAACAACAATGAGGTATCCGAATGCGAGGTATGTGAACCGTGTAGGTTTTCTTACGGCAACAGATGCCCGCGGTGGCCGGGGCTGGAGCCGTCAGACCATTACCAAACAGGCTTTATTGTGGTACACCGCTTCGAGTGACGTTCCGGCAGGTAAGGTTGACCAGAGAAGTTCTGAATTTGCACTGCGTAAATATTTTATCCTGGGGGCCGATGATAATTTTGCAGGTCTGACCAATACGGCGACCAAAGCACCATGGAAATTAGGGGATACCGTATGGCTGGCAACCGGGATATCAAGAAGTATAATTGCTGATCCTGGTATGAAATCTAAAAGTGGTGCGGTTAATTTTTCCTTACTGCCGGATGGTACTGCCAATAACAACGACTGGCCATACAGTTTGAAATTTGCTTATAATGATGCCGGCTTTGCCAATACAACAGAGTCTCACCAGGACCAGATCTATATGCGTCTGGCAGAGACCATTTTGTTAAGGGCAGAGGCTAAAGGCCGTTTGGGTAACTTACCTGGAGCTGCAGATGACATTAACCTGCTGCGTGACCGTGCGAATGCCAAACGGGTTATTGTGTCCAACTTTGGTGCAACATTAACTACTTTCCTGGATTATATCCTGGACGAGCGCTCCCGGGAATTGCTGGTGGAAGAACACCGCAGGTATACCTTATTGCGTATGGGTGGGGCCAGTTTTTTCTACAGGAGAACCAATACCTTCAATACCATCAGTAAAAACCTTGCACTAAGGGATACATTGTTGCCTATTCCGCAATCGGTAATTGATGCAAACCTGACTTTAAAAATGCCTCAAAATCCTGGATTTAACTAA
- a CDS encoding family 16 glycoside hydrolase yields the protein MKRTTSILKMTMLLLLTAFTTYAQQIGKDNPLLGDWKTSDNKYYLQVFLTKEGACKANLINKLNSPEAPLAVLSAELAGTALNFNGDGWSGKAEKGKLNLVKGTEKLVFNHYVRTSPTMGAAAPKDAIVLFNGKGLDEWGKLAPKEWLKPDGPVDGWKILPGGILEVTPGTGSIVTKKVFGDLKLHFECRLLGEVTNGGVYFMSRYEINIKDSYGQIGGSPSGAFGNISKPADFYPSVNMAYPPMVWQTFDIEFRAPRFDASGTKKIESARISIVHNGVQTYKDAPMEEVKGATGILGEAGVGPIYLQEHGTAYQFRNIWVVDKTVKGTENAHTPVVASADGAVKKGGGGKKGGGGKKNGTGKKPGAEGDTAAAGEQPAKKKGGSSKKNATADYEGEKNPAYAAVTVMITPDLSGKPAKPVGFNHPGVLVNRAQLDEIKKRVAAGTEPQKSAFEALKESPLGALGYTPQPRDTVSCGPYSKPNLGCKDEQNDCAAAYTQALLWFITGNKTYAESAIKIMNAWSTNLVGGHNYANGPVQAAWCGSVWPRAAEIIRYTYKGWSDADVLKFQNMLRVQYLPSIIHGDCENGNKELAMAEAIINIGVFNDDRTVFDLGLKMWRGRTPAYIYLKTDGPKPIDPPGCGPAIWSNKGYMPELVDGLMQETARDSHHPWMAFASMANAAETARQQGVDLYAEEGKRMVAALEFQAQYLKPNKATPPAELQFALQPTWEIAYNHFHNRMGMNLPNMKLVLPTNRPTKGDHHMLWETLTHAEMGKIGVPEQVKKAK from the coding sequence ATGAAACGGACCACAAGTATTTTAAAAATGACAATGCTGTTGCTGCTGACTGCATTTACCACTTATGCTCAGCAGATTGGTAAGGACAATCCTTTACTGGGCGACTGGAAGACCAGCGATAATAAATATTATCTGCAGGTATTTCTGACCAAGGAAGGTGCCTGTAAGGCCAATCTGATCAATAAGCTAAATTCGCCTGAAGCGCCGCTTGCAGTGCTTTCTGCTGAACTTGCAGGAACTGCCCTTAACTTTAACGGGGATGGCTGGAGCGGAAAAGCAGAAAAGGGTAAGTTAAACCTGGTTAAAGGAACAGAGAAACTTGTGTTCAATCATTATGTCCGTACTTCCCCAACCATGGGAGCAGCGGCACCTAAGGATGCAATTGTATTGTTTAATGGTAAAGGCCTGGATGAATGGGGCAAATTGGCCCCTAAAGAATGGTTAAAACCAGATGGCCCTGTTGATGGCTGGAAAATTTTACCCGGTGGGATTCTTGAAGTTACCCCAGGTACAGGTTCCATCGTTACCAAAAAAGTGTTTGGAGATTTAAAACTTCATTTTGAATGTCGTTTATTGGGCGAAGTGACCAATGGTGGTGTATATTTCATGTCCAGATATGAAATAAATATCAAAGATTCTTATGGCCAGATCGGAGGTTCTCCATCCGGCGCTTTTGGAAACATTTCCAAACCGGCTGATTTTTATCCCAGTGTAAATATGGCGTATCCGCCTATGGTATGGCAAACATTTGATATCGAGTTCAGGGCACCCCGTTTCGATGCTTCGGGTACTAAAAAGATAGAAAGTGCCCGCATTTCAATTGTGCACAATGGGGTGCAAACTTATAAAGATGCCCCTATGGAAGAAGTTAAAGGCGCAACAGGAATTTTGGGCGAAGCAGGTGTAGGTCCGATTTATTTACAGGAGCACGGTACAGCTTATCAGTTCAGAAATATCTGGGTGGTAGATAAAACAGTTAAGGGTACAGAAAATGCGCATACGCCCGTAGTGGCATCTGCTGATGGCGCTGTGAAGAAAGGCGGTGGCGGTAAAAAAGGCGGTGGTGGCAAAAAGAATGGCACAGGTAAAAAGCCTGGTGCAGAAGGCGATACGGCTGCTGCCGGTGAGCAACCTGCCAAAAAGAAAGGCGGAAGTAGTAAAAAGAATGCCACTGCAGATTATGAAGGTGAAAAGAACCCGGCTTATGCCGCGGTAACCGTAATGATCACACCAGATTTAAGTGGAAAGCCGGCAAAACCTGTTGGTTTTAACCATCCCGGCGTATTGGTAAACCGTGCACAGCTGGACGAAATTAAGAAAAGGGTAGCTGCGGGAACCGAGCCACAGAAGTCGGCTTTTGAAGCCTTAAAAGAGAGTCCCCTGGGTGCTTTGGGTTATACCCCTCAGCCAAGGGATACCGTTTCCTGTGGTCCTTATTCTAAACCCAACCTGGGCTGTAAAGATGAACAGAATGATTGTGCAGCAGCCTATACACAGGCTTTGTTATGGTTCATTACCGGCAATAAAACCTATGCTGAAAGTGCCATCAAAATTATGAATGCCTGGTCAACAAATCTCGTAGGTGGGCATAATTATGCCAATGGCCCTGTACAGGCAGCCTGGTGCGGTTCGGTATGGCCAAGAGCTGCTGAAATTATCAGGTACACTTATAAAGGTTGGTCTGATGCGGATGTGCTAAAATTTCAAAACATGCTCAGGGTACAATATCTGCCATCTATTATTCATGGCGATTGTGAGAACGGCAATAAGGAACTGGCCATGGCCGAAGCAATTATCAATATTGGCGTGTTTAATGATGACCGTACAGTGTTTGACCTGGGTTTAAAAATGTGGAGGGGGCGAACTCCTGCTTATATCTATTTGAAAACGGATGGGCCAAAACCAATAGACCCTCCGGGCTGCGGACCGGCAATATGGAGCAATAAAGGCTATATGCCAGAACTTGTTGATGGTTTGATGCAGGAAACGGCAAGAGACTCCCATCACCCATGGATGGCTTTTGCTTCGATGGCAAATGCTGCCGAAACGGCCAGGCAACAAGGGGTCGACCTATACGCCGAAGAAGGTAAAAGGATGGTGGCTGCTTTGGAATTCCAGGCACAATACTTAAAACCGAATAAAGCTACACCACCTGCAGAATTACAATTTGCATTGCAGCCAACCTGGGAGATCGCCTACAATCATTTTCACAACAGAATGGGTATGAATTTGCCAAATATGAAACTGGTTCTACCTACCAACAGGCCAACCAAAGGCGATCACCATATGCTGTGGGAAACCCTTACGCATGCTGAAATGGGGAAAATAGGTGTTCCTGAACAGGTTAAAAAAGCAAAATAA
- a CDS encoding sugar phosphate isomerase/epimerase family protein: MIFKKLIPVMLLLCISTQLMAQKTRAGIPVKIALQAYSFSKLLNDNAKGRGAGMSLPDLLDFSAENNFDAVDLTGYFFPGYPNVPSDEYINNVKRKAFQLGLDICGTGVKNDFANPDPEKRAADVKHVKEWIDVAVKLGAPVIRIFSGNIPEGYEKRWDEIARYMAASIKECADYGKKRGVMVGVQNHGDFLKTGDETIRLVKMVNSEWFGVIVDSGYFLTEDPYADMAKVMPYAVNFLLKESPIPGGSDVRIDLPKVMKILKDSKYIGYLPIETLSAKGPGKEGNKSAVKKPAYDPYQVVPVFLKEVKAAVKEAYKN; encoded by the coding sequence ATGATTTTTAAAAAACTGATCCCTGTAATGTTGCTGTTGTGCATAAGTACACAGTTAATGGCCCAGAAAACCAGAGCAGGTATTCCCGTAAAAATTGCACTGCAAGCTTATTCATTTAGTAAATTACTGAATGACAATGCCAAAGGCCGTGGTGCCGGAATGTCTTTGCCAGATTTGCTTGATTTTAGTGCTGAAAATAATTTTGATGCGGTTGACCTTACCGGCTATTTTTTTCCGGGTTACCCCAACGTTCCTTCCGATGAATACATCAACAACGTTAAAAGAAAAGCATTTCAACTGGGCCTCGACATTTGCGGAACAGGGGTGAAAAATGATTTCGCCAATCCGGACCCTGAAAAACGGGCAGCAGATGTAAAACATGTTAAAGAGTGGATCGATGTGGCCGTAAAACTGGGAGCACCTGTAATACGGATCTTTTCGGGCAACATTCCAGAAGGCTATGAAAAGCGATGGGACGAGATTGCCAGATACATGGCTGCCAGCATTAAAGAATGTGCCGACTATGGTAAAAAGCGAGGAGTAATGGTAGGTGTCCAAAATCATGGAGATTTTTTGAAAACAGGTGACGAAACCATCAGGCTCGTTAAAATGGTAAATTCCGAATGGTTTGGGGTAATTGTAGATTCAGGTTATTTTTTAACGGAAGACCCTTATGCCGACATGGCAAAGGTAATGCCTTATGCAGTTAATTTTTTGTTAAAGGAAAGCCCCATACCTGGTGGCAGTGATGTACGCATTGATCTTCCGAAAGTGATGAAGATCCTTAAAGACAGTAAGTACATCGGGTATCTTCCCATAGAAACGCTTTCGGCTAAAGGACCTGGAAAGGAAGGAAATAAATCAGCAGTAAAGAAACCGGCCTATGATCCTTATCAGGTAGTGCCTGTTTTCCTTAAGGAGGTAAAAGCTGCAGTTAAAGAAGCTTATAAAAATTAA
- a CDS encoding sugar phosphate isomerase/epimerase family protein, giving the protein MKKYTIALCLFSSALFAQNAKQPGSAVKTSLNAYSFNKNMTVSKSMTLFQLLDYAAEQNFDAIDITAYFFPGYPNVPSDEVINNVKRKAFQLGLDISGTGVKNDFANPDPAKRAADVKHVKEWIDVAVKLGAPVIRVFAGPVPSGYEGKWDEVAKYMAQSLKECADYGRQKGVLVGVQNHGDFLKTADEAIKIVKMVNSEWFGVIVDTGYFITKDPYADIEKIMPYAVNFQIKESPFGPRSTIKTDLPRLMKIINKSGYRGYLPIETLEIKGEPRPVPDIPYNPFVLVPAFLKDLKAAIHSEYKREH; this is encoded by the coding sequence ATGAAAAAATATACAATAGCCCTATGCCTGTTCAGTTCGGCGCTGTTTGCCCAAAATGCAAAACAGCCGGGTTCGGCAGTTAAAACAAGCTTAAATGCCTATTCATTTAATAAGAATATGACTGTCAGCAAGTCGATGACCCTTTTCCAGCTGCTGGATTATGCTGCGGAACAGAATTTTGATGCCATCGACATTACGGCTTATTTCTTCCCCGGATATCCAAACGTTCCCAGTGATGAGGTAATCAATAATGTGAAGAGGAAGGCTTTCCAGCTGGGCCTTGACATTAGTGGTACAGGTGTAAAAAATGACTTTGCCAATCCAGATCCTGCAAAACGCGCAGCAGATGTAAAGCACGTTAAGGAATGGATAGATGTAGCTGTAAAGCTGGGTGCCCCGGTAATCAGGGTTTTTGCAGGCCCTGTTCCAAGTGGTTACGAGGGTAAGTGGGATGAAGTGGCTAAATACATGGCCCAAAGTTTAAAGGAATGTGCCGATTACGGCCGGCAAAAAGGAGTGCTGGTTGGCGTACAAAACCATGGCGATTTCTTAAAAACAGCCGATGAAGCGATAAAGATCGTTAAGATGGTCAATTCTGAATGGTTTGGTGTAATTGTAGATACCGGTTATTTCATTACAAAAGATCCCTATGCAGATATTGAAAAGATAATGCCTTATGCGGTCAATTTTCAGATTAAGGAAAGCCCTTTTGGCCCGCGCAGTACCATAAAAACCGATTTGCCAAGGCTCATGAAAATCATCAATAAGAGTGGTTACAGGGGATACCTGCCCATAGAGACCTTAGAGATCAAAGGAGAACCACGCCCGGTACCGGACATTCCGTACAACCCCTTCGTTTTGGTGCCTGCTTTTTTGAAGGACTTAAAAGCAGCTATCCATTCTGAATATAAAAGAGAGCATTAA